The Archangium primigenium genomic interval CACACGCTGCTGCTCCCCATGACGTCCATTCTGGAGACGGGAAATCACATCGGCCAGTGTTCGCCGAACGGCGGTCAAAGGCGAAGGGCCGCCGAGAGTTTCGTGGAATTCGTTGGACGGGCGCTCAAGGGCAGGGCTCCTTTTCGCCCCACGCCCTTCTTCGAGGCCCAGGAACTCGCGACGTGGCTCGCCGAGTTCCCGGATTGGGCCATGCGCTCGGACGCCAAGAAAAAGGGCAGCGGTTTTGGAGACCTGACCATCCAGAAGGAGTGGGAGCGGCAGTGCGATCTCAATCCGAGGCGGCGGGTCTACATCTGGTCGTTGGACGCGCAGCTCCAGAAATACGACAGACCCCCCGCCCTCTGAGGACGAGTCCTAACCCCCGCTCCTCAAGTCCTCACCACTCGCTCGGCCACCACCAGTCGTCCCGAGGCAGCTCCTTGCAGGTGCCGGAGCGGCCCGCGGCGTGGAGCTTCTTGCGGGTCGTGGGGGAGAGGTAGCGGTTGTAGAGCGAGAACTCGTCCATCCCGAAGTCGAAGGCCTGCGGGATGCCCGCGGTGCTCCGCCCGAAATACACGTCACTCGTGTTCGTCAGGTCCGGCACGCCCGGGAACTGCCAGGTCGTGGGGGTTCCCACCTGCCCATCCACGTCGAACGCCACGTGCATGGTCGACAGCGAACCCTGCCAGTTGAAGGAGACGGCGATGTGATGCCACGCCCCGGGGTTCTGCTCGATGACCGTGGCGGAGGAGGCCGTATAGACCGCGGAGGTGCCGTTCCAGACCTGGGCCTGGAGCTTCCGGTCGACCAGCCGGATCTCGAAGCCCCGGGTGACACCGGCGGTGGTCTTGACCTTGCTCACGAGCACGCGCGGCCCGTTGTAGCTCTGGTTGGGATACAGCTGAATCCAGCCCTCGAAGGTGAAGGGGGCGTTGGCGAAGTTCAAGGCGGCCGCATGCGGCACCGCCACATACCCGCCGTTCGTGCGCCACGCACGCGCCACCTTGCCCGCGAGCAGCAGGCTGCCCGAGCCGCTGTCCGTGGCGTAGCGGTCGACCTGGTTCACCCGCCCGGTCGAGAGGTCATAGAACTCGCCGTAGCCCTGGTGCTCGTCGAAGCTCCACCACCCCACGCTGCCGCTGGGCTTGTCGATGCAGGACAGACAGCCGAAGTCGCCGGGGGTGACGGCCGACCAGTTGCCCTGCCCCTGGGGGGCCTCCATCACCTGGGTGCGGTAGGGCTCCTCCAGACAGACGGCGCAGAAGCCCGCGTTGCTCACGGGCAACAGGTGGGCGGAGGCGCAAAGGCCGGCGTTCTCCCAGTTGCGGAACTGGCAGCCCCGCCGCACACCCGTCGGGTCCTTGAGCTCCACGCCGTCCGGACACACCCCCCCGGCCGCCGCGTTCGTGCCCATGGACAGCAGTACCGCCAGACACAGCCTCGACAGACCCCGCGCGATGCGCATGTGTTTCTCCTGGTTCGCGCGCCGAGCCTACTGCCGGGTCGCCGCGCGCCTCAATCCCCCGCGCCCGTTCACGCCCCCCGGTGCCGCGCGAGGCACTGCACCACGAGCGCCGTCCAGCCCGTCTGGTGACTGGCCCCGAGCCCGCGGCCGGTGTCGCCGTGGAAGTACTCGTGGAAGAGCACGAGCTCGCGGAAGGCGGGGTCGTCCACATAGCGCGAGTCCTCGCCGTGGAAGGGGCGTCGGCCGGAGGCATCCGGGAGGAACAGGCGGGACAGGCGCGAGGACAGCTCGCGCGCCACCTGGGCCAGGTTCATCCACGTGCCCGAGCCCGTGGGGCACTCCACCTGGAAGTCCTCGCCATAGAAGTGGTGGTAGCGCTCCAGGGCCTCGATGAGCAGGTAGTTGAGGGGGAACCACACCGGCCCGCGCCAGTTGGAGTTGCCGCCGAACATGCCGCTGTCCGAGTCGCCGGGCACGTAGGCCACGCGGTGCTCCTCGCTGCCCGCGTGGAAGACGAAGGGCGCCTCGGCGTGCAGGCGCGACAGCGAGCGGATGCCGTGCTCGGACAGGAACTCGCGCGGGTCGAGCACCCGCCGCAGCACACGCTCCAGGCGCTCGCGCGAGGGAATGGCGAGCAGGCGCCGGCCGCCGAGCCCCGTGCGCTGGCACACGGCCATGTACGAGGTGTTCTGCGCCAGGTCCGCGCGGTTCTCCAGGAACCAGCGCAGGCGCTTGGCGAAGCCCGGCAGCCGCTCGAGGAGCCGGTCCTCCAGCACCTCCGCGGCGAACAGCGGCACGAGCCCCACCATGGAGCGCACCCGGAGCAGCCGCGGGGGCTGCCCCTCCTGCTTGAGCTCGTCGTAGTAGAAGCCGTCCTCCTCGTCCCACAGGCCCGTGCCGCCCAGGTGGTTCATGGCGTCCACGATGGCCACGAAGTGCTCGAAGAACTTGGAGGCGATGTCCTCGTAGGCCGGGTCCTCCTGGGCGAGCTCCAGGGCCATGGAGAGCATGGTGGTGCAGAAGAAGGCCATCCACGCGGTGCCATCGGCCTGGTTCAGGTGGCCGCCGGTGGGCAGGGGCTTGGAGCGATCGAACACGCCGATGTTGTCCAGGCCGAGAAAGCCTCCGGAGAAGAGGTTGAGCCCGTCCACGTCCTTGCGGTTCACCCACCAGGTGAAGTTGAGCAGGAGCTTGTGGAAGGCGCGCTTGAGGAAGAGCCGGTCGCGCTGGCCGTGCGCGCCGGTGAGCTTGTAGACGCGCCAGCAGGCCCAGGCGTGCACGGGCGGGTTCACGTCGGAGAACTCGAACTCGTACGCGGGGATCTGCCCGTTGGGGT includes:
- a CDS encoding LamG domain-containing protein, which gives rise to MRIARGLSRLCLAVLLSMGTNAAAGGVCPDGVELKDPTGVRRGCQFRNWENAGLCASAHLLPVSNAGFCAVCLEEPYRTQVMEAPQGQGNWSAVTPGDFGCLSCIDKPSGSVGWWSFDEHQGYGEFYDLSTGRVNQVDRYATDSGSGSLLLAGKVARAWRTNGGYVAVPHAAALNFANAPFTFEGWIQLYPNQSYNGPRVLVSKVKTTAGVTRGFEIRLVDRKLQAQVWNGTSAVYTASSATVIEQNPGAWHHIAVSFNWQGSLSTMHVAFDVDGQVGTPTTWQFPGVPDLTNTSDVYFGRSTAGIPQAFDFGMDEFSLYNRYLSPTTRKKLHAAGRSGTCKELPRDDWWWPSEW